The proteins below come from a single Serratia ficaria genomic window:
- the tkt gene encoding transketolase, which produces MSSRKELANAIRALSMDAVQKANSGHPGAPMGMADIAEVLWRDYLNHNPTNPHWADRDRFVLSNGHGSMLIYSLLHLTGYDLPMSELENFRQLHSKTPGHPEYGYTPGVETTTGPLGQGIANAVGFAIAERTLAAQFNRPGHDVVDHHTYAFMGDGCMMEGISHEVCSLAGTLKLGKLTAFYDDNGISIDGHVDGWFTDDTAERFEAYGWHVVRHVDGHNPDAIKAAIEEARKVADKPSLLMCKTVIGFGSPNKAGTHDVHGAALGAAEVAATREALGWKYAAFEIPQDIYAQWDAKEAGQAKEAAWNDRFAAYAQAFPELAAEFKRRMNGELPANWKADAQKFVEQLQANPANIASRKASQNALEAFGKVLPEFLGGSADLAPSNLTLWSGSKALNVDPAGNYIHYGVREFGMTAITNGIALHGGFLPYSATFLMFVEYARNAVRMAALMKLRNVFVYTHDSIGLGEDGPTHQPVEQIASLRVTPNMSTWRPCDQVESAIAWQYGIERNDGPTTLIFSRQNLTQQPRSAEQLANVYRGGYVLKDCAGTPEVILIATGSEVGITVEAADQLTAAGRKVRVVSMPSTDAFDKQDAAYRESVLPAAVSARVAVEAGIADYWYKYVGLNGAIVGMTTFGESAPAEQLFKEFGFTVDNVVAKAQALLK; this is translated from the coding sequence ATGTCCTCTCGTAAAGAGCTTGCCAACGCCATCCGCGCACTCAGCATGGACGCCGTACAAAAAGCGAATTCCGGCCACCCGGGCGCACCTATGGGCATGGCGGACATCGCCGAAGTCCTGTGGCGCGACTACCTGAACCACAACCCGACCAACCCGCACTGGGCTGACCGCGACCGTTTCGTGCTCTCCAACGGCCACGGCTCCATGTTGATTTACAGCCTGCTGCACCTCACCGGCTATGACCTGCCGATGAGCGAGCTGGAAAACTTCCGTCAGCTCCACTCCAAAACGCCGGGCCACCCGGAATACGGCTATACCCCAGGCGTGGAAACCACCACCGGCCCGCTCGGCCAGGGCATCGCCAACGCCGTCGGCTTCGCCATCGCCGAACGCACCCTGGCCGCGCAGTTCAACCGCCCGGGCCATGACGTCGTCGACCACCACACCTACGCCTTTATGGGCGACGGCTGCATGATGGAAGGCATCTCTCACGAAGTCTGTTCGCTGGCCGGCACCCTCAAGCTCGGCAAGCTGACCGCCTTCTACGATGACAACGGCATCTCCATCGACGGCCACGTCGACGGCTGGTTCACCGACGACACCGCCGAGCGCTTCGAAGCCTACGGCTGGCACGTGGTGCGCCACGTCGACGGCCACAACCCGGACGCCATCAAGGCGGCGATTGAGGAAGCCCGCAAGGTGGCCGACAAGCCGTCCCTGCTGATGTGCAAGACCGTCATCGGTTTCGGCTCACCGAACAAGGCCGGCACCCACGACGTGCACGGCGCCGCGCTGGGCGCCGCCGAAGTGGCCGCCACCCGCGAAGCCCTGGGCTGGAAATACGCCGCCTTCGAAATCCCGCAGGACATCTATGCCCAGTGGGACGCCAAAGAAGCCGGCCAGGCCAAAGAAGCGGCCTGGAACGACAGGTTCGCCGCCTACGCCCAGGCTTTCCCTGAGCTGGCCGCCGAGTTCAAGCGCCGCATGAACGGCGAACTGCCGGCGAACTGGAAAGCCGACGCGCAGAAATTCGTCGAGCAGCTGCAGGCCAACCCGGCCAACATCGCCAGCCGCAAGGCGTCGCAGAACGCGCTGGAAGCGTTCGGCAAGGTACTGCCCGAGTTCCTCGGCGGCTCCGCCGACCTGGCGCCGAGCAACCTGACCCTATGGTCCGGTTCGAAAGCGCTGAACGTCGACCCGGCGGGCAACTACATCCACTACGGCGTGCGCGAGTTCGGCATGACCGCCATCACCAACGGCATCGCGCTGCACGGCGGCTTCCTGCCGTACTCGGCGACCTTCCTGATGTTCGTGGAATACGCCCGCAACGCGGTGCGCATGGCGGCGCTGATGAAGCTGCGCAACGTGTTCGTCTACACCCACGACTCCATCGGTCTGGGCGAAGACGGCCCGACCCACCAGCCGGTGGAGCAGATTGCCAGCCTGCGGGTGACCCCGAACATGAGCACCTGGCGCCCGTGCGACCAGGTGGAATCGGCGATTGCCTGGCAGTACGGCATCGAGCGCAACGACGGCCCGACCACGCTGATTTTCTCGCGTCAGAACCTGACCCAGCAGCCGCGCAGCGCGGAGCAGCTGGCGAACGTGTACCGCGGCGGCTACGTGCTGAAAGACTGCGCCGGCACGCCGGAGGTCATCCTGATTGCCACCGGTTCGGAAGTGGGTATCACGGTGGAAGCGGCGGACCAACTGACTGCTGCGGGCCGTAAGGTACGCGTGGTGTCGATGCCGTCTACCGACGCGTTCGACAAGCAGGATGCGGCGTACCGCGAATCGGTGCTGCCGGCGGCGGTGAGCGCGCGCGTGGCGGTGGAAGCGGGTATCGCGGACTACTGGTACAAGTACGTGGGGCTGAACGGCGCCATCGTGGGCATGACCACCTTTGGCGAGTCGGCGCCGGCGGAGCAGCTGTTCAAGGAGTTCGGCTTCACCGTGGACAATGTGGTGGCCAAGGCGCAGGCGCTGCTGAAGTAA
- the loiP gene encoding metalloprotease LoiP — protein sequence MKIRTSLIALSIATLVSGCQNLNTSTLMQSGAQAFQAATLSNDDVKTLSDKSCAEMDSKAQIAPADSTYAKRLNKIAAALGDNINGTPANYKVYVTKDVNAWAMANGCIRVYSGLMDMMTDNEVEGVLGHEMGHVALGHTRKAMQVAYGTVALRTAASSAGGIIGSLSQSQLADIGEKLVSAQFSQKQESEADDYSFDLMKKRGIDPNGLVTSFEKLAKMEAGRQSSMFDDHPSSEARAQHIRERIAAGK from the coding sequence ATGAAAATTCGTACCTCTTTGATTGCATTAAGCATTGCCACCTTGGTAAGCGGCTGTCAAAACCTGAATACCAGCACGCTGATGCAGTCCGGAGCGCAGGCGTTCCAGGCGGCAACGCTGAGCAATGACGACGTGAAAACCCTGAGTGATAAATCCTGCGCAGAGATGGACAGCAAGGCACAAATCGCGCCGGCCGACAGCACCTACGCCAAACGCCTGAACAAAATCGCCGCGGCGCTCGGGGATAACATCAACGGCACGCCGGCCAACTATAAGGTCTACGTGACCAAAGACGTCAACGCCTGGGCGATGGCCAACGGCTGTATCCGCGTATACAGCGGCCTGATGGACATGATGACCGACAACGAAGTGGAAGGCGTGCTGGGCCATGAAATGGGCCACGTGGCGCTGGGCCATACCCGCAAGGCGATGCAGGTCGCCTACGGCACCGTGGCGCTGCGCACCGCGGCCTCTTCCGCCGGCGGCATCATCGGCTCGCTGTCGCAGTCGCAGCTGGCGGACATCGGCGAAAAACTGGTGAGCGCCCAGTTCTCCCAGAAGCAGGAAAGCGAAGCGGATGACTACTCGTTCGACCTGATGAAAAAACGCGGCATCGATCCGAACGGCCTGGTCACCAGCTTTGAAAAACTGGCGAAAATGGAGGCCGGCCGTCAAAGCAGCATGTTCGACGATCACCCGTCTTCCGAAGCGCGCGCGCAGCACATTCGCGAACGCATCGCGGCAGGCAAGTAA
- a CDS encoding thiamine pyrophosphate-binding protein → MSDKMTVGEAIARTLEQYEVSAMYGIISIHNLPIADAVGQRGQIRFVPARGEAGAVTMADAHGRFSGLGVALTSTGAGAGNAVGAMIEALNANTPLLHITGQVEKAYLDADAGFIHETRDQLGFLGACSKRAYRVNSPEQAVAVIQRAIQDAQTVPCGPVAVEIPIDIQSSLVSSAVLSRPPAPAALPAADPQAVERLYQRLKQARRPLLWLGGGALACGEAVRKLADAGVAVISSTHGRGILPDSHPRSLRAFHNSPSIEAILAQCDLTLVAGSRLRSNETRTWTLPLPRPLVQIDIDPAAANRNYLADEQVNGDCAALLNALAARLSPAEKVNADWDADIARAVQQAESALRQQSGEYVRLNDAIDAALPQDGLLVRDITVSGSVWGSRLFRAISPLCNIHSLAGAIGMGLPMAIGTAIANPQRKVVGLVGDGGLALGLGELATMAQEQVNITLLIMNDGGYGVMRGIQDKYFAGRQYYNELHTPAFTQVAEAMGLKAWKVDDAAQFNGVLAEAINYPGPSVVEVDMKRVGPLTFAGPPQKTLY, encoded by the coding sequence ATGAGCGATAAAATGACGGTTGGCGAGGCGATAGCCCGGACTCTGGAGCAGTATGAGGTGTCGGCGATGTACGGCATCATTTCGATTCATAATCTGCCGATTGCCGATGCGGTGGGGCAACGCGGCCAGATCCGCTTCGTGCCGGCGCGCGGCGAAGCGGGGGCGGTTACCATGGCCGACGCCCACGGACGCTTCTCCGGCCTCGGCGTGGCGTTGACCAGCACCGGCGCCGGCGCGGGCAACGCGGTCGGCGCGATGATTGAGGCGCTGAACGCCAATACGCCGCTGCTGCACATCACCGGTCAGGTGGAAAAGGCTTACCTGGACGCCGACGCCGGCTTCATTCACGAAACCCGCGATCAGCTCGGTTTCCTCGGCGCCTGTTCCAAGCGCGCTTACCGGGTCAATTCCCCGGAGCAGGCGGTGGCGGTGATCCAACGGGCGATCCAGGACGCGCAGACGGTGCCCTGCGGTCCGGTGGCGGTGGAGATCCCGATCGATATTCAAAGCAGCCTGGTGTCCAGCGCGGTGCTGAGCCGGCCGCCGGCGCCGGCTGCGCTGCCGGCGGCGGACCCGCAGGCGGTGGAGCGCCTGTATCAGCGGCTGAAACAGGCCAGGCGGCCGCTGCTGTGGCTGGGCGGCGGCGCGCTGGCCTGCGGCGAAGCGGTGCGCAAGCTGGCGGACGCCGGGGTGGCGGTGATCTCCAGCACCCACGGGCGCGGCATCCTGCCGGATAGCCATCCGCGCAGCCTGCGGGCGTTCCACAACTCGCCGAGCATCGAGGCGATTTTGGCCCAATGCGACCTGACGCTGGTGGCCGGTTCGCGCCTGCGCAGCAACGAAACCCGCACCTGGACGCTGCCGCTGCCGCGCCCGCTGGTGCAGATAGACATCGACCCGGCGGCGGCCAACCGCAATTATCTGGCCGACGAGCAGGTCAACGGCGACTGCGCGGCGCTGCTTAATGCGCTGGCGGCGCGGCTGAGCCCGGCCGAAAAGGTTAACGCCGACTGGGATGCAGACATTGCCCGCGCGGTGCAGCAGGCGGAGAGCGCGCTGCGCCAGCAGTCCGGCGAGTACGTCAGGCTCAACGACGCCATCGACGCCGCGCTGCCGCAGGACGGGTTGCTGGTGCGCGACATCACCGTCTCCGGCAGCGTATGGGGCAGCCGCCTGTTCCGGGCCATTTCTCCGCTGTGCAATATCCACTCGCTGGCGGGCGCCATCGGCATGGGGCTGCCGATGGCGATCGGCACCGCGATCGCCAACCCGCAACGCAAGGTGGTGGGGTTGGTGGGCGACGGCGGATTGGCGCTGGGGCTGGGCGAGCTGGCGACCATGGCGCAGGAGCAGGTCAATATCACGCTCTTGATCATGAACGACGGCGGTTACGGCGTGATGCGCGGCATTCAGGACAAGTATTTCGCCGGCCGTCAGTACTACAACGAGTTGCACACGCCGGCCTTTACCCAGGTCGCCGAGGCGATGGGGCTGAAAGCCTGGAAGGTGGACGATGCGGCGCAGTTCAACGGCGTGCTGGCGGAGGCGATCAACTATCCGGGGCCGTCGGTGGTCGAGGTGGACATGAAGCGCGTCGGGCCGCTGACCTTTGCCGGGCCGCCGCAGAAGACCTTGTACTGA
- a CDS encoding aldehyde dehydrogenase: MERLTIFVGGRWREGRGEEMASVFPADGSVNARLRAAGIEDVNEAVEAAERAWREPEWRGLMPHQRASILYRVSNLILAQQEQLAELQTRDNGKPLAETRGLVASAAATARYFAAACEVLEGELPTQRSAEVMTLSQYQPLGVIAAITPWNSPIASEMQKVAPALAAGNAVILKPAEATPLMALKLAELFEQAGLPAGLLSVLPGKGSVIGEALARHPLVKKISFTGGTGTGRHLAHIAADKLIPTSLELGGKSPTIVLEDADLEQAARGICYGIFSSAGQACIAGSRLFVHRSVYQPLLARLTALAGGLRVGNPLVPGVHLGPLISEKHRQSVADYVALAREEGGQVTIGGEAPADPLLAGGSYYLPTIIEGLNNDARVCQEEIFGPVLVALPFDDERQLIEQANDSVYGLAAGIWTRDFPRAMALAGSLETGTVWINTYKTFSISTPFGGFKESGLGREKGLHGIKAYMQQKSLYLALSHQVNRWSD; this comes from the coding sequence ATGGAACGGTTAACTATTTTTGTCGGCGGGCGCTGGCGCGAAGGCCGCGGCGAAGAGATGGCCTCGGTGTTTCCGGCCGACGGCAGCGTCAATGCGCGGCTGCGCGCCGCCGGCATCGAAGATGTGAACGAGGCGGTGGAGGCGGCGGAGCGCGCCTGGCGCGAGCCGGAGTGGCGCGGTCTGATGCCGCATCAGCGCGCTTCGATCCTTTATCGCGTCAGCAATCTGATCCTGGCGCAGCAGGAGCAATTGGCCGAACTGCAGACCCGCGACAACGGCAAGCCGCTGGCGGAAACCCGTGGCCTGGTGGCCAGCGCGGCGGCTACCGCACGCTATTTCGCCGCCGCCTGCGAGGTGCTGGAAGGGGAACTGCCGACCCAGCGCAGCGCCGAGGTGATGACGCTCAGCCAGTATCAGCCGCTGGGGGTGATCGCCGCCATTACGCCGTGGAACTCGCCGATCGCCAGCGAGATGCAGAAGGTGGCGCCGGCGCTGGCGGCGGGCAATGCGGTGATCCTCAAGCCGGCCGAGGCCACGCCGCTGATGGCGCTGAAGCTGGCGGAGCTGTTCGAACAGGCCGGTCTGCCCGCCGGGCTGCTGAGCGTGCTGCCGGGCAAAGGCTCGGTGATCGGCGAAGCGTTGGCGCGTCACCCGTTAGTGAAAAAGATCTCCTTTACCGGCGGCACCGGCACCGGGCGCCATTTGGCGCACATCGCCGCCGACAAACTGATCCCGACCTCGCTGGAGTTGGGCGGCAAATCGCCGACCATCGTGCTGGAAGACGCCGATCTGGAGCAGGCGGCGCGCGGCATCTGCTACGGCATCTTCAGCTCGGCCGGGCAGGCGTGCATCGCCGGTTCGCGGCTGTTCGTCCATCGCTCTGTTTATCAGCCGCTGCTGGCGCGCCTGACGGCGCTGGCGGGCGGATTGCGCGTCGGCAATCCGCTGGTGCCGGGGGTGCATCTCGGCCCATTGATCAGCGAAAAACACCGCCAGAGCGTGGCGGATTACGTGGCGCTGGCGCGCGAGGAAGGCGGACAGGTGACGATCGGCGGCGAGGCGCCGGCGGATCCGCTGCTGGCGGGCGGCAGCTACTACCTGCCGACCATTATCGAAGGTTTGAACAACGACGCCCGCGTCTGCCAGGAAGAGATTTTCGGCCCGGTGCTGGTGGCGCTGCCGTTCGACGACGAACGCCAGCTGATTGAACAGGCCAACGACTCGGTGTATGGGCTGGCGGCCGGCATTTGGACCCGCGACTTCCCGCGCGCCATGGCGCTGGCGGGCAGCCTGGAAACCGGCACCGTGTGGATCAACACCTACAAGACATTCTCGATTTCCACGCCGTTCGGCGGATTTAAAGAAAGCGGTCTGGGCCGCGAAAAGGGCCTGCACGGCATCAAAGCCTACATGCAGCAGAAAAGCCTGTACCTGGCGCTGAGCCATCAGGTGAATCGCTGGAGCGATTAG
- a CDS encoding aspartate dehydrogenase, with amino-acid sequence MKKIMMIGYGAMAKEVLARLPDGVSAGWILARAAHHAAIDSAFGGRVQALTHPDQCAERPDLVLECASQQAVAEFGEAVLQRGWPLAVISTGALADAALQQRLQQACRQHRGQVIVLSGAVAGMDGLASAREGGLDSVTYQACKSPASWRGSKAEQLIDLDAVSEAQVFFEGSAREAARLFPANANVAATIALNGLGMDATRVRLLVDPTTRRNTHRLQVCGDFGEFHIELSGNPLASNPKTSTLAALSAVQACRRLVDGGFIA; translated from the coding sequence ATGAAGAAGATCATGATGATTGGCTACGGCGCGATGGCGAAGGAAGTGCTGGCCCGGCTGCCGGACGGCGTATCGGCAGGCTGGATCCTGGCGCGCGCAGCCCATCATGCGGCGATCGACAGCGCCTTCGGCGGGCGGGTGCAGGCGCTGACCCATCCGGACCAGTGCGCCGAACGGCCGGATTTGGTGCTGGAGTGCGCCAGCCAGCAGGCGGTGGCGGAATTCGGCGAAGCGGTGCTGCAACGCGGTTGGCCGCTGGCGGTGATCTCCACCGGCGCGCTGGCGGACGCGGCGCTGCAGCAGCGGCTGCAACAGGCCTGCCGGCAACACCGGGGGCAGGTGATCGTGCTGTCCGGCGCGGTGGCGGGCATGGATGGGCTGGCGTCGGCGCGCGAGGGCGGGCTGGACAGCGTCACCTACCAGGCCTGCAAAAGCCCGGCCAGCTGGCGCGGCAGCAAGGCGGAGCAGCTGATCGACCTCGATGCGGTGAGCGAGGCGCAGGTATTTTTTGAAGGTTCGGCGCGTGAGGCGGCGCGGCTGTTCCCGGCCAACGCCAACGTGGCGGCGACCATCGCCCTCAACGGACTGGGGATGGACGCCACCCGGGTGCGGCTGCTGGTCGACCCGACTACCCGACGCAACACCCATCGGCTGCAGGTATGCGGCGACTTCGGCGAATTTCATATCGAGCTGAGCGGCAATCCGCTGGCGAGCAATCCCAAAACATCAACCCTGGCGGCGCTGAGCGCGGTGCAGGCCTGCCGTCGTCTGGTCGACGGCGGTTTTATTGCCTGA
- a CDS encoding SDR family oxidoreductase codes for MNFQLEKRVAVVTGGSSGIGFETLRLLLAEGARVAFCGRDREKLAGAEARLRDEFPQADILALRCDVLDAQQVAQFAAQVTAHFGGADLLINNAGQGFVAHFDQTPREAWLHEAELKLFGVINPVQAFLPALERSDIASITCVNSLLALQPEEHMIATSAARAALLNMTLTLSKELVEKGIRVNSILLGMVESGQWRRRFEARGDKEQTWEQWTAAIAERRGIPMKRLGKPQEPARALLFLASPLASFTTGAALDVSGGFNRHL; via the coding sequence ATGAATTTTCAGCTTGAAAAACGGGTGGCGGTGGTGACCGGCGGCTCGTCGGGCATCGGTTTTGAAACCCTGCGGCTGCTGCTGGCGGAAGGGGCAAGGGTGGCGTTCTGCGGCCGCGATCGGGAGAAGCTGGCCGGCGCGGAAGCCCGCCTGCGCGATGAATTTCCCCAGGCCGACATATTGGCGCTGCGCTGCGACGTGCTGGACGCGCAGCAGGTGGCGCAGTTCGCCGCCCAGGTGACGGCGCATTTCGGCGGTGCGGATCTGCTGATCAACAACGCCGGCCAGGGCTTTGTCGCCCATTTCGATCAGACGCCGCGCGAGGCCTGGCTGCATGAGGCCGAGCTGAAGCTGTTCGGCGTCATCAACCCGGTGCAGGCGTTCCTGCCGGCGCTGGAGCGTTCGGACATCGCCTCGATCACCTGCGTGAATTCGCTGCTGGCGCTGCAGCCGGAGGAGCACATGATCGCCACCTCGGCGGCGCGTGCGGCGCTGCTCAATATGACGCTGACGCTGTCGAAAGAGCTGGTGGAGAAGGGCATCCGCGTCAACTCGATCCTGCTGGGCATGGTGGAATCCGGCCAGTGGCGCCGCCGTTTCGAGGCGCGCGGCGACAAGGAGCAAACCTGGGAACAGTGGACGGCGGCGATCGCCGAACGGCGGGGCATTCCGATGAAACGCCTCGGCAAGCCGCAGGAACCGGCGCGCGCGCTGCTGTTCCTCGCTTCGCCGCTGGCTTCCTTTACCACCGGTGCGGCGCTGGACGTCTCCGGCGGCTTTAACCGCCATCTGTAA
- a CDS encoding alpha/beta fold hydrolase, producing MNRLPQRQQVRRGEYVLGWREAGRGRPVVLLHGISSSSASWIRQFNDRGLLDGHRLLAWDAPGYGGSLPLAEPNATAAAYAAALAALVAELRLEQPLIVGHSLGALIGSAYAAGYPDGLCGLALASPAQGYATAPEEKRRQVYGQRKQMMETLGPQGYGEQRAAALLRAGADPQNIAWVRNGMQQLDPDGFLSAAWMLANDDIGGYLARYRGPLEVWCGDEDRITPPEGAGRLAREQDAPLRLIEGAGHASYLDAPACFNRYVQDFTGAIQP from the coding sequence ATGAACCGCCTGCCGCAACGTCAGCAGGTGCGCCGCGGGGAATATGTCCTCGGCTGGCGCGAGGCCGGGCGCGGGCGACCGGTGGTGCTGTTGCACGGCATCAGCTCGAGCTCCGCTTCGTGGATCAGGCAGTTCAACGACCGCGGCTTGCTCGACGGGCACCGTCTGCTGGCCTGGGATGCGCCGGGCTACGGCGGCAGCCTGCCGCTGGCGGAGCCGAACGCCACTGCGGCGGCCTATGCCGCGGCGCTGGCGGCGCTGGTGGCCGAGCTGCGGCTGGAGCAGCCGTTGATCGTCGGCCATTCGCTCGGCGCGTTGATCGGCAGCGCCTATGCCGCCGGCTACCCCGACGGGCTGTGCGGGCTGGCGCTGGCGAGCCCGGCGCAGGGCTACGCCACCGCGCCGGAAGAAAAGCGGCGGCAGGTGTATGGCCAGCGCAAACAGATGATGGAAACGCTGGGGCCGCAGGGCTATGGCGAGCAACGGGCGGCGGCGCTGCTGCGTGCGGGGGCGGATCCGCAAAATATCGCCTGGGTGCGCAACGGCATGCAGCAGCTCGATCCCGACGGCTTTCTCAGCGCCGCCTGGATGCTGGCCAACGACGACATCGGCGGCTATCTGGCGCGTTATCGCGGCCCGCTGGAGGTGTGGTGCGGCGATGAAGACCGCATTACGCCGCCGGAGGGCGCGGGCCGCCTGGCGCGGGAGCAGGACGCGCCGCTGCGGCTGATCGAAGGCGCCGGCCACGCCAGCTACCTCGACGCGCCGGCCTGTTTTAACCGCTATGTGCAGGATTTTACGGGAGCGATTCAACCATGA
- a CDS encoding cupin domain-containing protein, translating into MSQVDNKAGVKPQELSMENWVESRIARFEGRKYDWNALKFQADFDPKYRRAQMRYIGTGATGVASDTNTIPAGNFTFSTMVLPSKCEGPLHLHDDVEEVFFMLKGSITLMIQDGEDYYETKLKERDLISVPAGVYRGLFNHGEEEALMCVMLGTAKPETPTYPADHPLSQVKRN; encoded by the coding sequence ATGTCTCAGGTTGATAACAAAGCCGGCGTCAAGCCGCAGGAACTGTCGATGGAAAACTGGGTGGAATCGCGCATCGCCCGCTTCGAAGGCCGCAAATACGACTGGAACGCGCTGAAGTTCCAGGCCGACTTCGACCCGAAATACCGCCGCGCGCAGATGCGCTATATCGGCACCGGCGCCACCGGCGTGGCCAGCGACACCAACACCATTCCGGCGGGCAATTTCACCTTCTCCACCATGGTGCTGCCGTCGAAGTGCGAAGGCCCGCTGCATCTGCACGACGACGTGGAAGAGGTGTTCTTCATGCTCAAGGGCAGCATCACGCTGATGATTCAGGACGGCGAAGACTATTACGAGACCAAGCTCAAGGAACGCGACCTGATCTCGGTGCCGGCCGGCGTTTATCGCGGATTGTTCAACCACGGCGAGGAAGAGGCGCTGATGTGCGTAATGCTCGGCACCGCCAAGCCGGAAACCCCGACCTACCCGGCGGATCATCCGTTATCCCAAGTGAAGCGCAACTGA
- a CDS encoding MFS transporter, protein MTTQDIDARAGRVGEAVAENPQQRVRWSVPIALFACVLLAFFDKISIAALFSDGEFQQALGISFDPARLGLLMSAFLFSYGISSMLLSGIGDRLNPVKVLIGMMVVWGVLMVLMGMARSYHAMMTLRILLGIAEGPLLPMAYAIIRQAFPQRLQARATMLWLLGTPLGAALGFPVTLYILNTFDWQTTFFFMAFLTLPVMLLVLFGMRHLNVARPAAATVSQPAIAERKQHRRELLRSPHFWMICLFNIAFLTYLWGMNGWLPSYLIKGKGIHLEHAGYLSSLPFIAMLLGEVLGAWLSDKLDRRALACFLSLCGAGAGLALVLHLQGTYGVIAAMAFSTFMWGAGAPNIFALLAKATSSKVSATAGGIFNGLGNFAGALAPVLMGALIAATGNMDNGLLFLVVMAFIGCIILLPLLKKY, encoded by the coding sequence ATGACTACGCAAGACATTGACGCCCGCGCTGGACGGGTGGGGGAAGCCGTTGCCGAAAATCCGCAGCAGCGGGTGCGCTGGTCGGTGCCGATCGCGCTGTTTGCCTGCGTGCTGCTGGCGTTTTTCGACAAGATCAGCATCGCGGCGCTGTTTTCCGACGGCGAATTCCAGCAGGCGCTGGGCATCAGCTTTGATCCGGCGCGGCTGGGGCTGTTGATGAGCGCGTTTCTGTTTTCTTACGGCATCTCCTCGATGCTGCTCAGCGGCATCGGCGACCGGCTGAACCCGGTCAAGGTGTTGATCGGCATGATGGTGGTGTGGGGCGTGCTGATGGTGCTGATGGGCATGGCCCGCTCCTATCACGCCATGATGACGCTGCGCATTCTGCTCGGCATCGCCGAAGGCCCGCTGCTGCCGATGGCCTACGCCATTATCCGCCAGGCTTTTCCGCAGCGGCTGCAGGCGCGCGCCACCATGCTGTGGCTGCTGGGCACGCCGCTGGGCGCCGCGCTCGGTTTCCCGGTCACGCTGTACATCCTCAATACCTTCGACTGGCAGACCACCTTCTTCTTTATGGCGTTTCTGACGCTGCCGGTGATGCTGCTGGTGCTGTTCGGCATGCGGCATCTGAACGTGGCGCGTCCGGCGGCGGCCACGGTTTCCCAACCGGCGATCGCCGAACGCAAACAGCATCGCCGTGAGCTGCTGCGCAGCCCGCACTTTTGGATGATCTGCCTGTTCAACATCGCCTTCCTCACCTACCTGTGGGGGATGAACGGCTGGCTGCCGAGCTACCTGATCAAGGGCAAGGGCATCCACCTGGAGCACGCCGGCTACCTGTCTTCGCTGCCGTTCATCGCCATGCTGCTCGGCGAAGTGCTGGGCGCCTGGCTGTCGGACAAGCTGGATCGCCGCGCGCTGGCCTGCTTCCTATCGCTGTGCGGCGCCGGCGCGGGGCTGGCGCTGGTGCTGCATCTGCAGGGCACCTACGGCGTGATCGCCGCCATGGCCTTCAGCACCTTCATGTGGGGCGCCGGGGCGCCGAATATCTTCGCGCTGCTGGCGAAAGCCACCAGCAGCAAGGTCAGCGCCACCGCCGGCGGCATTTTCAACGGACTGGGCAATTTTGCCGGCGCGCTGGCGCCGGTGCTGATGGGGGCGCTGATCGCCGCCACCGGCAACATGGATAACGGCCTGCTGTTCCTGGTGGTGATGGCCTTCATCGGCTGCATCATTCTGCTGCCGTTGCTGAAAAAGTACTGA